A genomic window from Brevibacillus agri includes:
- a CDS encoding IS5 family transposase, with amino-acid sequence MYQRTESQMILPGDFFLPFGGKLAEDNRWVLLAQMIPWWKLEEKYAKNFKKSLKGQKAVSIRVALGALIIQERLGTDDRETLRQILENPYLQYFLGLPEYQYRRPFHHSLMTHFRKRLGGEILEEVNEWIALEEARKANELDASDHDDDEPGSGAAAVSDESTEPQLRQMELTNEGELLLDATCAPADIAYPTDLSLLNQAREKLEKIIDVLHEPQRGKTRKPRTYRERARKAYLAVAKQRRVKPRTMRKAIGKQLRFVSRDLRIIAELAETTSNLTRLPGRMYKELLVIQELYRQQQAMYEKRTHSVPDRIVSIAQPHVRPIVRGKARANVEFGAKLAISLVNGYAFREHLSWDSYNEGQTLQAAVERYRARFGYYPKAVLADQIYRTRENLRFCKEKGIRLSGPLLGRPSADQQEQKRLAKADAAARNAVEGKFGEGKRSYGLGRIRARLQTTSETVIGLQLLVMNLEKRLRVLFLPFLQWLWSTLSFRLPVMP; translated from the coding sequence TTGTATCAGCGAACCGAAAGCCAGATGATCCTGCCAGGCGACTTCTTCCTGCCATTCGGCGGAAAACTCGCCGAAGATAACCGTTGGGTGCTACTCGCCCAGATGATTCCGTGGTGGAAGCTCGAAGAGAAGTACGCCAAGAACTTCAAGAAGAGCCTCAAGGGTCAAAAGGCCGTATCGATCCGCGTCGCACTTGGCGCTCTCATTATCCAGGAACGGCTGGGCACCGACGACCGCGAGACGCTTCGGCAGATTCTGGAGAACCCGTATCTGCAGTACTTCCTCGGCTTGCCGGAATACCAGTACCGCCGTCCGTTTCATCATTCGCTCATGACCCACTTTCGCAAGCGGCTGGGCGGCGAGATTCTGGAGGAAGTGAATGAATGGATCGCGCTGGAAGAAGCACGCAAGGCAAACGAATTGGACGCCTCGGACCACGACGATGATGAACCCGGCAGCGGAGCTGCCGCAGTATCCGACGAGTCGACAGAACCCCAGCTTCGGCAGATGGAACTGACGAACGAGGGCGAACTGCTGCTGGACGCCACCTGCGCACCGGCGGATATCGCCTACCCGACGGATCTGTCGCTGCTGAATCAGGCCAGAGAAAAGCTGGAGAAGATCATCGACGTCCTGCATGAGCCGCAGCGCGGAAAGACTCGCAAGCCAAGAACCTACCGGGAGCGTGCCCGCAAAGCCTATCTGGCGGTAGCCAAGCAGCGGCGCGTGAAGCCGCGCACCATGCGCAAGGCCATCGGCAAACAGTTGCGGTTCGTCTCCCGCGATCTGCGTATCATCGCCGAACTTGCTGAGACGACGAGCAACCTGACGCGGCTGCCTGGCCGCATGTACAAGGAACTGCTGGTCATTCAGGAGCTCTATCGCCAGCAACAAGCGATGTACGAAAAGCGAACGCATAGCGTACCCGATCGGATCGTCAGTATCGCGCAGCCGCACGTAAGGCCGATCGTGCGCGGCAAAGCCCGCGCGAACGTCGAGTTCGGTGCGAAGCTGGCGATCAGTTTGGTGAACGGCTACGCATTCCGAGAGCATCTGTCCTGGGACAGCTACAACGAAGGCCAGACGCTGCAGGCCGCAGTGGAACGCTACCGCGCCAGGTTCGGCTATTATCCGAAAGCGGTGCTGGCCGACCAGATTTACCGCACGCGCGAGAACCTTCGCTTCTGCAAGGAGAAGGGAATCCGGCTGAGCGGCCCGCTACTGGGGCGTCCGTCCGCCGATCAGCAGGAGCAGAAGAGACTCGCCAAGGCGGATGCAGCCGCGCGCAACGCGGTGGAAGGCAAGTTCGGTGAAGGCAAGCGTAGCTACGGGCTTGGCCGTATTCGAGCGCGTCTTCAGACGACGAGCGAGACCGTGATCGGGCTGCAACTGCTAGTCATGAACCTCGAAAAGAGACTCCGGGTTCTCTTTTTGCCTTTTTTGCAATGGCTCTGGTCGACCCTCTCATTCCGCTTACCCGTGATGCCGTAA
- a CDS encoding molybdopterin-dependent oxidoreductase: MNPNIHLLLRSITPENQEFPMIALNDWITPDHLFFQRNHFSYPVFDIREWHLSIEGSVATPARLLYSALKHFPHITLPVTVECAGNKRGLFTPNARGEQWELGAISHAAWTGIPLKHVLGVPPTF, encoded by the coding sequence TTGAATCCCAACATTCATTTGTTGCTTCGATCGATAACACCCGAAAACCAGGAATTCCCTATGATCGCTCTCAATGACTGGATTACTCCAGACCACCTTTTTTTCCAGCGTAATCATTTTTCGTATCCTGTCTTCGATATCAGAGAATGGCATTTATCAATCGAGGGGAGTGTAGCAACACCGGCACGACTACTCTATTCTGCGCTAAAACATTTTCCCCACATTACCTTGCCTGTAACGGTGGAGTGCGCGGGTAACAAACGTGGTTTGTTCACCCCCAATGCGAGAGGAGAACAGTGGGAGTTAGGAGCGATCAGCCATGCTGCATGGACGGGAATTCCGCTTAAACATGTACTAGGGGTCCCGCCAACATTTTAA